AACACAATCCTACTGTTAAAGAAGCTATAAAATGAGAAATGAATAGAATTATTCCTACAGATGGCTGGTTAAACATACCGACAGCTACTGCACCAAGTATAAATAAAGGGCCGGAATTATTACAAAATGTCAAAAGACGTTCACCTTCTGCTTTTGTACACAGACCTTTTTGTCGTAGGTCAACCGTTATTTTTGCTCCTACAGGGTAACCGCTGATGATTCCCATAGCAAAGGCGAAAGAGCCGCTGCCGGGCACATTAAAAATAGGCCTCATGACAGGTTCAAAAAAAAACTTTAATATATGGACCAAACCTAAGTTTGTAAGCAGCTCTGTACCTACAAAGAAAGGAAATAAAGAGGGAAATACAACATTTATGCATAGGTTTATTCCTTTAAGGGCAGCATCGAAGCTTTGCTTAGGGTTAAAAACGATGGTTAATATAAATAACAGTACACATGTACTTATAAGTATTGATGACATATATATACTGATAAAGAATAAATTTCTAATGACCCATCTAAACACGTAATATATTAAATAAATTACAGCAACCATAATAAGCAAATTAGCCATTTTTCCAAAACCCTTTCTCTAGCAAATTTTATATTAACTGCCTATTGTATATATATTTATAGTTGCTGCTTAATATAACTTATCTAAATAATTACCGGTGAGGTCAACAAATCCAATCTGCCTTTCCGCTCATTCTTTGCAGGATAGTGCAGGCTATATAAATCGGTAGCCAAAAAATCAAGCTCAATCATTTGTTTTAATAATGGATTGCATGACTGTTTATAAGATGATGGTTTAATGATAATTGGCAATGAAGCTTTTTTCTTTATTGCTTTTAATAATTCCTTACCTCTTGAATTCATTCCTAATACACGTATATACTGCGGTCCTCCGTATTTTTGGAATGTATTCAGCATATCCTGTGTAATTCCTAAAAGAATATTAAGCATGATTCTTTGTAATCTTGTACGGGTATATCTTTTCGTCTTAACAGCAGATATAACCTCTTCATACGTACCGAATTTGTACGCTGCACTTTGAATCCTGTTTTCCAGCCCTTCATTTACATCCGGGAAAAGTGCCAGCTGTAGATGATCCTGCTTTCGTAGTAATGATAGAATCGCTGTTTCAAATTGCTGTGTGAAAATGGGGGCTTTTCCAGCATTAATTTCTTTATTAAGGATGTCAAAAGAGGATAACGGCATATAAGGTTTGATTTCCATTATATTTGATTGATGCAGTATCAGGTTTCTGATTGCTGTAGCACTAGCAATTTCATCTTTAAATTCTAACGAGTGATAACCGGTTTTATAGCGTTTTATGGTAACTGGTCTAATATTGCTGTTCAGTTTATATAATGCCTTGATATATTCAATGGCCAGAATATTATTGGGAGAAGACATAATCTCTTCTATATGTTGTGCGGAATATTTTCCCTTCATATAGTCGATTATGGCTTTCTCTCGCGCCTTTACAAAACTATCGCCCTGGTCCAGAAACTGCTTAAATTTCAGTGAAACCTCAACCGGTTCATCGAATAAAATTCCAGCGATATTTTTTAAA
This is a stretch of genomic DNA from Petroclostridium xylanilyticum. It encodes these proteins:
- a CDS encoding nucleotidyltransferase, which codes for MRVLGLITEYNPFHNGHKYHLETSKNITAADYVVCVMSGNFIQRGEPALLNKWAKTKMALMNGVDLVIELPVTYVLQSAEYFAFGAVKILDSLNIVTDLCFGSEWGKIDDLKNIAGILFDEPVEVSLKFKQFLDQGDSFVKAREKAIIDYMKGKYSAQHIEEIMSSPNNILAIEYIKALYKLNSNIRPVTIKRYKTGYHSLEFKDEIASATAIRNLILHQSNIMEIKPYMPLSSFDILNKEINAGKAPIFTQQFETAILSLLRKQDHLQLALFPDVNEGLENRIQSAAYKFGTYEEVISAVKTKRYTRTRLQRIMLNILLGITQDMLNTFQKYGGPQYIRVLGMNSRGKELLKAIKKKASLPIIIKPSSYKQSCNPLLKQMIELDFLATDLYSLHYPAKNERKGRLDLLTSPVII